A part of Bacteroidales bacterium genomic DNA contains:
- a CDS encoding DUF4160 domain-containing protein, translating to MPKIFEYLGILIFFYSNEHEPIHVHAKKGEFESKAEFYIINGIIQEIKVSSVKGSKPLKGQNLKDFETFLEVYADKIVEKWVNYFVYHKDVEFEKITKRLK from the coding sequence ATGCCCAAGATATTTGAATATTTAGGAATTCTTATATTTTTTTACTCAAATGAACATGAACCCATCCATGTTCATGCTAAGAAAGGAGAATTTGAAAGCAAAGCTGAATTTTATATAATAAACGGGATTATTCAAGAAATAAAGGTTTCCTCTGTAAAAGGATCAAAACCACTCAAAGGACAAAATCTTAAAGACTTTGAAACGTTTTTAGAAGTGTATGCAGATAAAATTGTAGAAAAGTGGGTTAATTATTTCGTATACCATAAAGATGTTGAATTTGAGAAAATAACAAAAAGGTTAAAATGA
- a CDS encoding DUF2442 domain-containing protein: MKISVDYKKEETKSLKIEKANYIGDFAIRIKFNDGTEKLVDFKPFLTRSVHPSIRKYLDERLFSNFKIIDGNLNWNDYDMIFPIWDLYKGKVDK, from the coding sequence ATGAAAATATCAGTTGACTATAAAAAAGAAGAAACCAAGAGCCTTAAAATTGAAAAGGCAAATTACATTGGTGATTTTGCTATTAGAATTAAGTTTAATGATGGAACTGAAAAACTAGTCGACTTCAAACCTTTCCTAACCAGGTCGGTGCATCCTTCCATAAGAAAATATCTAGACGAACGGCTTTTCTCAAATTTTAAAATAATCGACGGTAATTTGAATTGGAATGATTATGATATGATTTTTCCAATTTGGGATTTATATAAAGGAAAAGTCGATAAATAA
- a CDS encoding Fic family protein, which yields MKNYKSGQYINQGYYKSFQPTSINKQLHIDDMEVMQLLSQADRELGRLDMYSKYIPNIDLFISMHVVKEATQSSKIEGTQTNLDEALLDKEDIPIDKRDDWEEVQNYISALEWAIKELNELPFSSRLIKETHRVLLQGVRGEKKQPGEFRTSQNWIGGTTLNDATFIPPVHASVPELMSDIEKFIHNNEIFVPELLKIGLVHYQFETIHPFLDGNGRIGRLLIPLYLVSKGILQKPILYLSEFFEKNRQLYYDNLMIVRKKSNLSQWFKFFLIGIIETSKNGIKTFDNILKLQKQVESEIQRLGSRVTKAKKVIDYLYQRPIIDAEKVSEVAEISMPSSYKLITDLEKMDILKEVTGGKRGRTYVFENYLRLFR from the coding sequence ATGAAAAATTACAAATCCGGTCAATATATCAATCAGGGATACTATAAAAGTTTCCAACCAACTTCGATAAATAAACAATTGCATATCGATGATATGGAGGTAATGCAATTGCTTAGTCAGGCAGATAGAGAATTGGGCAGGCTTGATATGTATTCAAAATATATTCCCAATATTGATTTGTTTATTAGCATGCATGTTGTAAAGGAAGCAACCCAAAGTAGCAAGATTGAGGGAACACAGACAAATTTGGATGAAGCCCTTTTAGACAAAGAAGATATCCCTATTGATAAGAGAGATGATTGGGAGGAAGTGCAAAATTATATTAGTGCACTGGAATGGGCCATAAAGGAGTTAAATGAATTACCCTTCTCTTCCAGATTGATAAAAGAAACACATAGAGTACTTTTACAGGGAGTTCGTGGAGAGAAAAAACAACCCGGCGAATTCCGAACGAGCCAAAATTGGATTGGTGGGACAACGCTAAACGATGCAACATTTATTCCACCTGTTCATGCATCTGTGCCTGAATTGATGAGTGACATAGAAAAATTCATTCATAATAATGAGATATTTGTGCCCGAGTTATTAAAGATTGGACTTGTTCATTATCAGTTTGAAACGATTCACCCATTTTTAGACGGGAACGGAAGAATAGGAAGATTATTAATACCACTTTATTTAGTAAGCAAAGGGATATTACAAAAACCGATTTTGTATTTATCGGAATTTTTTGAAAAAAATCGGCAGTTATATTATGATAATTTGATGATTGTAAGAAAGAAAAGCAATCTTTCACAGTGGTTTAAGTTTTTCCTTATTGGAATAATTGAGACATCAAAAAATGGAATAAAGACATTTGATAATATATTAAAATTACAGAAGCAGGTTGAATCGGAGATACAGAGATTAGGAAGTAGAGTAACTAAAGCAAAAAAAGTAATTGATTATTTATATCAACGACCGATTATAGATGCAGAAAAAGTTAGTGAAGTAGCCGAAATATCGATGCCTTCTTCGTATAAACTGATTACAGATTTAGAGAAAATGGATATATTGAAAGAGGTAACTGGTGGAAAGAGAGGGCGAACTTATGTATTTGAAAATTATTTAAGATTGTTTAGATAA
- a CDS encoding alpha/beta fold hydrolase codes for MNVSQLPQDQFTHIDFVNTRYWTIGDNETPLILVHGLGGYAENWMYNVSVLAKHFKIYVLDLVGFGKSDKPEALYTYDYFARFVHDFMEKMHIEKAHLIGHSLGGGIVLQFALKYPEKVKKLVIVASSGLGKKASMIHRITSLPIIGKYLTKPSQKGISRLYESMVYNKEVITEEMVELGYQMFALPGAQKVYLSTTRAAINFFGQKQKAINPIRHNLQLIESPVMVIWGQQDKILPLSHAYIAKKQIKNVIPHLFDQCGHLPMVEHPEEFNISVDQFLVNQ; via the coding sequence ATGAATGTTTCACAATTACCCCAAGATCAATTTACACATATTGATTTTGTTAACACACGTTATTGGACAATTGGTGATAATGAGACTCCTTTAATATTGGTTCATGGATTGGGAGGATATGCAGAAAATTGGATGTACAATGTTTCAGTTCTTGCTAAACATTTTAAAATTTATGTATTAGATCTGGTTGGATTTGGTAAAAGTGATAAACCTGAAGCCCTATATACATATGATTATTTTGCTAGGTTTGTGCACGATTTCATGGAAAAGATGCACATTGAGAAAGCCCACTTGATTGGTCATTCACTAGGTGGAGGTATTGTATTGCAATTTGCGCTTAAATATCCTGAAAAAGTAAAAAAACTTGTTATTGTAGCAAGTTCGGGTTTAGGAAAAAAGGCTTCCATGATTCACAGAATAACATCCCTTCCAATCATAGGTAAATACTTAACGAAACCTAGCCAAAAAGGAATATCTAGGCTCTACGAATCAATGGTATATAACAAGGAAGTAATAACAGAAGAAATGGTTGAATTAGGTTATCAAATGTTTGCATTACCGGGGGCTCAGAAAGTATATTTATCAACTACCCGGGCAGCAATTAATTTTTTCGGACAGAAACAAAAAGCAATCAATCCAATCAGGCACAACCTTCAACTTATTGAATCTCCAGTGATGGTTATATGGGGTCAACAGGATAAGATTCTCCCTTTATCACATGCATATATAGCGAAGAAACAAATTAAAAACGTTATCCCTCATCTTTTCGATCAGTGTGGTCATCTGCCAATGGTAGAACATCCGGAAGAATTTAATATTTCCGTTGATCAATTTTTGGTTAATCAATAA
- a CDS encoding zeta toxin family protein, translating into MPNLYVIAGCNGAGKTTASYTVLPEILDCEEFINADEIARGLSPFNPEKAAIEAGRIMLKKISDFIKRNYDFAFETTLASKNYLKTIDRAKNNGYEITLLFFWLDSVELAVERVKSRVAEGGRNIPEKVIRRRYFSGIKNLFELYIPVCDYWMITDNSNPNLRLVAEGTQKEIIKIEDNSIFNLMKRLSHGQK; encoded by the coding sequence ATGCCAAATTTATATGTGATAGCAGGTTGTAACGGTGCTGGGAAAACAACGGCTTCCTATACTGTATTGCCAGAAATATTAGATTGTGAAGAATTTATAAATGCAGACGAAATAGCCAGGGGCCTTTCTCCGTTTAATCCAGAGAAAGCTGCTATAGAGGCAGGTCGTATAATGCTGAAGAAGATAAGTGATTTTATAAAAAGGAATTATGATTTTGCTTTTGAGACAACTCTAGCATCGAAAAATTATTTAAAAACCATTGATAGAGCTAAGAACAACGGATACGAAATTACTTTACTGTTTTTTTGGTTAGATTCAGTAGAATTAGCGGTTGAAAGAGTTAAATCACGTGTTGCAGAAGGCGGACGCAATATTCCTGAAAAAGTCATTAGAAGGAGATATTTCTCTGGCATAAAAAACTTATTTGAATTATATATACCTGTTTGTGATTATTGGATGATTACAGATAATTCTAATCCTAATTTAAGATTAGTTGCGGAAGGAACACAAAAAGAAATAATTAAAATTGAAGATAATTCTATTTTTAATTTAATGAAAAGATTAAGCCATGGCCAAAAGTAA
- a CDS encoding nucleotidyltransferase domain-containing protein has product MATDKEILEMIKKSVKSKASNAIVILYGSRARGDNRADSDVDILILLDQKRISREDEKRVKYPLYDIEFETGKIISPLVLTKSDWESRHRITPFYDRVNEEGVVL; this is encoded by the coding sequence ATGGCAACAGATAAGGAAATACTGGAAATGATTAAAAAATCGGTGAAATCCAAAGCCTCCAATGCAATTGTTATTTTATATGGATCCAGGGCAAGAGGAGATAACCGTGCTGATTCAGATGTTGATATATTGATCCTGCTTGATCAAAAAAGAATATCAAGGGAAGATGAAAAGCGTGTAAAGTACCCCCTTTATGATATCGAATTCGAGACTGGAAAAATAATCAGTCCTTTGGTTCTTACAAAATCAGATTGGGAATCTCGCCATAGAATCACTCCTTTCTACGATCGAGTAAATGAAGAGGGAGTTGTACTATGA
- a CDS encoding HEPN domain-containing protein: protein MNEQERKELVQYRINRAKDTLKEVNIHVENELWSTAVNRLYYACYYAVSALLLQHKIKAQTHAGVRRMFGLHFVKKGLIDKDLARFYTDIFDKRQTSDYDDFIEFSREEVVSLIPSAEQLIEEIEKLLVD, encoded by the coding sequence ATGAATGAACAGGAAAGGAAAGAACTTGTCCAATATCGCATCAACAGAGCAAAAGATACCCTTAAAGAAGTAAACATTCATGTTGAGAATGAACTCTGGAGTACTGCCGTTAATCGATTATATTATGCTTGCTATTACGCAGTAAGTGCTCTATTGCTACAACATAAAATTAAAGCTCAAACTCATGCAGGGGTTCGGCGGATGTTCGGGTTACATTTTGTCAAAAAGGGTTTAATAGACAAAGATCTAGCTCGATTTTATACTGATATTTTTGATAAGAGGCAAACAAGCGATTATGATGATTTTATAGAATTTTCCCGCGAAGAAGTTGTTAGCCTGATACCCTCCGCAGAACAGTTAATTGAAGAAATAGAAAAATTACTTGTTGATTAA
- a CDS encoding MBL fold metallo-hydrolase has product MKAKILNLFSNVTLTNTKLKGGHGQSFLINIGEEKILYDTGLNSETLLNNMKTLSISPDEITKLILSHGHIDHTGGLQGFLDKRITNQTLTLIAHPAFREKKIYKILGLIKKSITCPALTDSQENKLEMLLTMDPVQITHNLQTTGEIAERNEKYGLEPNAFHLENGKYVVDPVKDDLSLILSTEKGEVIITGCAHSGILNICDYVRRKTNNKIHAVIGGTHMVRYSEDEVKYVATRLKSEYNNPDLYLNHCTDYFPDPFVKKTKATDILRKELGPDKIKDCFVGTVIEF; this is encoded by the coding sequence ATGAAAGCAAAAATATTAAACCTGTTCAGTAATGTGACATTAACCAATACGAAACTTAAGGGTGGTCATGGACAAAGTTTTCTGATTAATATTGGCGAAGAAAAAATACTCTATGATACAGGATTAAATAGCGAAACTCTATTAAACAATATGAAAACTTTATCCATATCTCCTGATGAAATTACGAAGCTAATTTTGTCACACGGTCATATTGATCATACAGGAGGTTTGCAAGGATTTCTTGACAAAAGAATTACAAATCAAACTTTAACTTTGATTGCGCACCCTGCCTTTCGTGAAAAAAAAATATATAAGATTTTAGGTCTTATAAAAAAATCAATTACCTGCCCTGCCTTAACAGATAGCCAGGAAAATAAATTGGAGATGCTATTAACGATGGACCCTGTACAAATCACTCATAATTTACAAACAACAGGTGAAATAGCAGAAAGAAATGAAAAATACGGCTTGGAGCCCAATGCATTTCATCTTGAAAATGGTAAATATGTTGTCGATCCTGTGAAAGATGATTTAAGCCTTATTTTAAGTACTGAAAAAGGCGAAGTTATTATAACCGGTTGTGCACACAGCGGAATATTGAATATCTGTGATTACGTAAGGAGAAAAACTAATAATAAGATACATGCTGTTATTGGCGGCACACATATGGTGCGTTACTCAGAGGATGAGGTTAAATATGTTGCTACCAGGTTAAAAAGTGAGTATAATAATCCTGATCTCTATCTTAACCATTGTACTGATTATTTCCCGGATCCTTTTGTTAAAAAAACAAAAGCAACAGATATATTAAGAAAAGAATTAGGACCAGATAAGATTAAAGACTGTTTTGTAGGAACAGTGATCGAATTTTAA
- a CDS encoding helix-turn-helix domain-containing protein → MDKKKMKTYTLEELTDQYVGKKGTARRDKFEFDLKLDILGNMIKKARKEQNLTQEQLGRLVGVQKAQISKIENNAKDVRFSTVMKVFEALKAKVKMTIEFDSNSHIEI, encoded by the coding sequence ATGGATAAGAAAAAGATGAAAACATACACCCTGGAGGAACTTACTGATCAATATGTTGGGAAAAAGGGAACCGCCAGACGAGATAAATTTGAATTTGATCTTAAGCTTGATATTTTGGGTAATATGATAAAAAAAGCCCGGAAAGAGCAGAATTTAACCCAGGAGCAACTTGGTCGTTTAGTTGGTGTACAAAAGGCTCAGATATCCAAAATAGAAAATAATGCGAAAGATGTAAGATTTTCCACTGTAATGAAAGTATTTGAAGCCTTAAAGGCAAAAGTTAAAATGACCATTGAATTTGATTCTAATTCTCATATAGAAATCTAA
- a CDS encoding nucleotidyltransferase family protein — translation MQTQDFIEKKLKELKPYLAEKFYVNKIGYFGSYSQNKQNEESDIDILVEFSRPIGWEFFDLKDLLEKELKTKVDLVSVGALRKQLKKSILSQTHYV, via the coding sequence ATGCAAACTCAAGATTTCATAGAAAAGAAATTGAAGGAATTAAAACCTTATCTTGCTGAGAAGTTCTATGTCAATAAGATAGGGTACTTCGGGTCGTATTCTCAAAATAAGCAAAATGAAGAATCCGACATTGATATATTGGTTGAATTTAGCAGACCTATTGGATGGGAATTTTTTGACTTGAAAGATCTTCTTGAGAAGGAACTTAAAACAAAAGTTGATTTAGTTTCCGTTGGTGCTCTTCGGAAACAATTAAAGAAATCCATTTTGAGCCAAACTCATTATGTATGA
- a CDS encoding DUF86 domain-containing protein, with translation MSKTGRNYKIYLEDILTSMLRIVEYIGDRNFEEFKNNNMVVDAVVRNFEIIGEASNNLPDEIKDKYPEIPWRKMYGLRNLVSHEYSGIDYEMIWEIAKKNLPENIEDFRKIIEKEK, from the coding sequence ATGAGCAAAACGGGAAGAAATTATAAGATATATTTGGAGGATATCTTAACCTCGATGTTAAGAATCGTAGAATATATTGGAGATAGGAACTTTGAGGAATTTAAAAATAATAATATGGTTGTAGATGCTGTTGTGAGAAATTTTGAAATCATTGGCGAGGCATCAAACAATTTACCAGATGAAATAAAAGATAAATATCCTGAAATCCCCTGGCGTAAGATGTATGGACTGAGAAATCTTGTATCTCATGAATATTCTGGGATTGATTACGAAATGATATGGGAGATTGCCAAGAAAAACCTACCTGAAAATATAGAAGACTTCCGAAAGATAATTGAGAAAGAAAAATAA
- a CDS encoding type II toxin-antitoxin system RelE/ParE family toxin: MIVSFGSKDTEKIWQGERVKKIPLEIQKVGRRKLRMLNNSQNLSDLRIPPSNRLERLKGKEKGYYSIRINDQWRIVFKWENNHAHEVETTDYHK, encoded by the coding sequence ATGATTGTTTCATTTGGCTCAAAGGATACAGAAAAAATCTGGCAAGGAGAAAGAGTTAAGAAGATTCCATTGGAAATTCAAAAAGTTGGCAGACGAAAATTAAGAATGTTGAATAATTCCCAGAACCTGTCTGATTTGAGAATTCCACCATCAAATAGATTAGAAAGGCTCAAAGGAAAAGAAAAAGGTTACTATAGCATACGGATTAATGACCAATGGCGAATAGTTTTTAAATGGGAAAACAATCATGCCCATGAAGTCGAGACTACTGATTATCATAAATGA
- a CDS encoding HigA family addiction module antidote protein, producing the protein MSKLPNVHPGEVLVEEFLKPMDISAYRLSKEIGIPQTRISQIIKGKRRITADTALRLSAFFGNTPKFWLGLQDDYDLEEESHRNNDSLKRIRDNRTQKTEK; encoded by the coding sequence ATGAGTAAATTACCCAATGTACACCCAGGAGAAGTTTTAGTTGAGGAATTCCTTAAGCCAATGGATATTAGTGCCTATAGATTGTCCAAGGAAATAGGAATACCCCAAACAAGAATTTCTCAGATAATTAAAGGTAAACGTCGTATCACTGCTGATACAGCATTAAGGTTAAGTGCTTTCTTTGGAAATACCCCAAAATTCTGGCTTGGTCTTCAGGATGACTATGACCTTGAAGAAGAATCCCACCGTAATAATGATTCCCTGAAAAGAATTAGGGATAATCGTACTCAAAAGACCGAAAAATAA
- a CDS encoding nucleotidyltransferase family protein has translation MKDSSQILAYLSKNKYRLMKKYHLTKLGVFGSVVRGDQTDDSDIDLIVEFDDNVKDLYLVKKQLREEIKKHFNRPVDICREKYIKTRIKDHILSQARYV, from the coding sequence ATGAAAGACTCTTCACAAATACTTGCATACTTGTCAAAGAACAAGTACCGATTGATGAAAAAATATCATCTCACCAAGCTAGGAGTTTTTGGGTCAGTTGTGAGGGGGGATCAAACTGATGATAGCGATATTGATCTAATTGTTGAATTCGACGATAACGTGAAGGATTTATATTTGGTGAAGAAACAATTAAGGGAAGAGATTAAGAAGCATTTTAACAGACCGGTTGATATATGCCGAGAAAAGTATATAAAGACCAGAATTAAGGACCATATCCTATCCCAGGCCCGATATGTATAA